The nucleotide window AAAGGTATTGTTAGAGAATTCTACAGCTTTTCTGTATTATTAACACTTAATTGTTAGACTCAGGCTTACAGGCATATAAAAAAGACTTTACAAGAGTAAAATATAACTCTTTGTAAAATTAAACGATTTTACTTTAACAGTTTTAACGCATCCCTGCAAGCTGCTACTGCAGGTGCCCCTGAAGTTATGAATATAACGTCCATAAGTTCCATAATTTCTTCTTTGGTAGCCCCATTCTTTAGTGCACTCTGCATCTGCACAACCGTGCACCTTTCACACTGCTTGGCTGCAACGACTGCAAGTGCTACCAGGATTTTTGTTTTTGCAGGTAGGGCACCGTCAGAAAGTAATTTCTTATTGCATCTATTATATTTTTTAAGAGATTCGCTGTCAAGTTCTCCAAGGATCTCAAGGATATGAGGAGTAAAACCCAGCTTCTCGCTCATGCTTTCCAGTAACTCTTCATGTTCGAGGTCTCCGTGTTCTTCCTGACGTCCTCCACAACATCCTTCCCCATGTTCTTCCATATTTGCTAACCCCCACTGTAATTAACCGGTCATAATTCAACTGGTTATTAGTATAATAGTAGTATTGTATCTGTATATATGTTATTTATCTATTCCTGATAATTCGTAGCTCTTAACTTA belongs to Methanosarcina barkeri 3 and includes:
- a CDS encoding carboxymuconolactone decarboxylase family protein, which encodes MEEHGEGCCGGRQEEHGDLEHEELLESMSEKLGFTPHILEILGELDSESLKKYNRCNKKLLSDGALPAKTKILVALAVVAAKQCERCTVVQMQSALKNGATKEEIMELMDVIFITSGAPAVAACRDALKLLK